Sequence from the Nocardiopsis sp. YSL2 genome:
TCAACGACCTGGCCGCCCTGGCGCTGCTGGACCAGGCCCACGCCTCGGGGGTGCCCGTCCCGGAGGAGCTGTCCGTGGTCGGCTACGACAACACCGCCCTCGCCGAGACCGTGCGGCCCCGCCTGACCAGCGTGGACCAGCCCCGACTGGTGATGGGGCGGCTCGCCGTGCGCCTGCTGCTGGAGCGGATGGGCGGGCGCACCGGGGACCGCCACGAGGTCCTGGCACCGCGCCTGGTCGTGCGAGCGTCCACGGGCCCCGCGGCCTCCGGCCCGGACGGCACGGAGGGGCGCCGCACGCGGACCCGCTGATCCCCGGCGGGACCGCACAGGTCGTGCCGCCCCGAGCCAGGGCCCCGATGTAGAGAATCATTGACATGGAGTCATGCTTGTTTTACATTCCCTGGTATGTCAAAGATGCTTTACATCGCGCGCCGCGGCGGCACACCGCCGCACACCCGGATCCGCTTCGCGTCACAGACATCCAGAGGACGGTGACGAGCGATGGCCCCCTCGGTCCGCACCGCCCGGCTCACCGGGCTGGCCTACCTGGGCCTGGCCCTGACCGCGGTCATCGGCTCCCTGGTGCTCCGCCCCGGCCTCTACGTGGCCGGAGACCCCTCCGCCACCCTCGCCAACCTCCTGGCCCATCAGGCGACCGCCCGGGGCGTCGTCGCCCTGGAGATCGGCGTCTCCCTCACCCAGGCACTCGTCGCGGTGCTGTTCTACCGGCTCTTCCGCTCCGTGGACGGCTTCGCCGCCGGAGCCGTAGCGGCCTTCGGCCTGGTCAACGCGACCATGATCCTCGTCAGCGCCGGCCTCCTGGGCACCGCGAACGCCGTCGCCTTCGACGCGGCGGGAGGAGCCGCCGCCACCGTGCAGCTCATGTACGTCATGAGCGAGCACATGTGGGCCGTGGCGGCGTTGTTCTTCGGCCTGTGGCTCCTGCCGATGGGCTGGCTCGCCCACCGCTCCCGGTGGATGCCCCGGCCGCTCGGCTGGTTCGTGATGGCGGGCGGAGCCGGCTACGTGCTCAACTCCTTCGCCGGCCACCTCGCGCCGGACGCCACCGCGGTGACGAACGTCCTCCTGGTCCCGGCGGCGATCGGCGAACTGTGGATGATCGCCTACCTGCTGGTCCGGGGCGTGCGCCCGGGCACGGCTCCCCCGGAGCGGGTCGACATGGCCTCCCCCACCCCGGAGAACCGCTCCCACAAGCCCTGACGGGCACCTGTTCGCACAGGGCAAGAACCGGGGATCGAGTGGCCCCTGGGCGAGCCGACTGCAACCTGGGGGGGGCGAAGCCCCACACCGGGCGCCTGGGGCCGCCCCCGAAGAAACGACGGAACGACCCGGCGAGCGCGGTCACGCGCGAGCAGGGTCGTTCCGGAGTGGGGTGGGCGCGGGGCAAGCCAACTACAACCCTGCATGGCTCGCCGCCAAGCTCGAAGCCGTCCTTCGTGAGCTGCCCACAGCGACAACGCCCCTCCCCGAGCCCAGGAAGCCCGCGAAGAAGCCGGGCACCGCGAAGCGACTCAAGCCCCGGGAGATCGACGAGCTGATCGCCGCCTACCAGTCGAACGTCTGCGAGCCAGGAGAACGCTTCGGTACCACCCGGCAGACGGTGAGCGCCATCCTCCCGCCCTCTCCTCACAGATGCGCGTGCCGACGTCCGCTGGGTTGGTGTCCTGCCGCCTTCGGCGGCTCATTCATCCCGGCCAGCGGGCCGCCAGCACTCGAGGGCCGCCCGGCATCGGCCAAGTACCACGATGACCGGCAAGGACGCAGCCGCGCGAAAGTTGCTCTCCTCCAGGGGACGTGACCGCTCTTGGCCTGTACCTAAGCGCGAGACCTCTACCGATCCTTGTACACCGACGCCGTCAGGAGGTTACACTTATTACAGTTGATGAGGAGGATGACATGGCCGCAACACTGAACAGAGTGGTGGAGGAGATCGCTCCGCCAGCTTCGGAAGAGCAGAGAGAAGCCGCTCGAACAGCCGTCAGCGAGATCCTCAGCGACACGGCACGGGTGATGCTGAGACTGCCTGGCGGAGTGGAGTACCGACTCGACAGAGACGAGCTGCGGGCCCTTCTGGCGATCGCCCTTGCCAGGGCGAACGGCCAGCGCGTCTCCGTCATCAGCCACGATGTGATGCTCAGCCCACAGCAGGCGGCCGAACTACTGGGTGTGTCCCGGCCCATGGTGTACCGCTTCATTGAGCGCGGCGATCTGCCCGCAACACGTGTGGGCACGCACTGGCGGCTGCAGACGGCGGACGTGCTCGCGCTGGCGGAGCGTCGAACGCGACTCGCCGACAGTGTTGACACCGGGCTCGACCACGTTGCTCAGTCGATGGCCTCCTCCGACCAGGGAACCTCAGCCAGTGATGGGGCGAAGGAGAGCTGGCGTGCAGCCACTGCCGAGCAGAAAGAAGCCTCTCTGGAACGGGTACGTCGCAGGACGAGGAGCCGGAGTAGGTGAACGATGGAGGCTCCCTGCTCGGTGTCGTACTGGACGCCAACGTCTATATCGACGCTGTGAGTGGCAACAACCTGGAGGTCCTCGGGGACCCGCTGGGGTTCGACGGCATACCGTCACTTCCTCCCCGGCGGGTGCACCCAAGCCTGCACGTCCTTGGAGTCATCCGTGACGGAGGGGTCCTGGGACGGGGGTATGCCTTGGAAGTCAGTGAGCACATCCTTGCCATGGTCGACCACAAGCTGATCG
This genomic interval carries:
- a CDS encoding helix-turn-helix domain-containing protein, translated to MAATLNRVVEEIAPPASEEQREAARTAVSEILSDTARVMLRLPGGVEYRLDRDELRALLAIALARANGQRVSVISHDVMLSPQQAAELLGVSRPMVYRFIERGDLPATRVGTHWRLQTADVLALAERRTRLADSVDTGLDHVAQSMASSDQGTSASDGAKESWRAATAEQKEASLERVRRRTRSRSR
- a CDS encoding DUF4386 domain-containing protein; translated protein: MAPSVRTARLTGLAYLGLALTAVIGSLVLRPGLYVAGDPSATLANLLAHQATARGVVALEIGVSLTQALVAVLFYRLFRSVDGFAAGAVAAFGLVNATMILVSAGLLGTANAVAFDAAGGAAATVQLMYVMSEHMWAVAALFFGLWLLPMGWLAHRSRWMPRPLGWFVMAGGAGYVLNSFAGHLAPDATAVTNVLLVPAAIGELWMIAYLLVRGVRPGTAPPERVDMASPTPENRSHKP